GCTGTTGCGCCCGGGCACCGGCTGCTTCCTGGTCAGCGTGGCCCACGGTCCCGACCGGGACCGGATTCTGCGGCACGCGGCGGAGGAGGCAGCGCACCACGCGGTGGCCTGACCGTCGGCCGACCGTGCTCCGTCGCCCCCCGGGCTTGCGCCGCAGGGGTCCGGCGGCGCACAGTGCTGCCCGTGAGCCGTACCCGGTACACCGCCCGAGCCTGGCGGCGTGGCGCCCGCGTGGCGCTCGCGCTGACCGTGCTGCTGGCCATACCCGGCCTCGGCGCCTGCCGCGATGATCCGGGCGAGCCGATGCTGATCCGCATCGCCACCGGCAGCCGCACCGCGGTCTACCACGCCTTCGGGGAGTCGCTGGCCACCATCCTCAACCGGGAGCTGCCCAACGTCCGGGCGGAGGTGCTGGTCACCGCCGCCTCGGCGGAGAACGTACAACTGCTGACCGCCGGTCGGGCCGAGCTCGGCTTCACCCAGGCCGACGTGTTGCCCATCGATCCGGGGCCGGATCCGCCGGTGGCGGCGGTGGCCCGGGTCTACGACGACCTGCTGCACCTGGTCACCACCGCCGACAGCCCGGTGCGGGAGCTGACCGACCTGCGCGGGCGCCGGGTGTCGGTCGGCGCGACCGGCTCGGGGACCAAGATCACGGTGGACCGGCTGCTCGACGTGGCCGGGCTTCGCGGCACGCAGGTCCAGCGGGTACAGCTCGGCGTGGACGACTCGGTGATCGCCCTGCGGGAGGGGAGGATCGACGCGTTCTTCTTCTCCGGCGGGCTGCCGGTGCGGGCCGTCGCCCAGTTCGCCCAGGACAACCCCGCCCGCATCATCGACCTCGGCACGTGGACCGCCACGCTGCGCCGGGACAACCCGCAGGTGTACGTGCTGCGGGACATCCCCCGCTCGGTGTACGGCATCGACCCGGTCACCACCGTGGCCAACCCCAACTATCTGATCGTCCGGGCCGACCTGCCGGAGGCGCTGGTCCGCGACATCACCCGGCTGCTGATGGGGAGTCGCTCCGAACTGGCCGCCGCGCATCCGGCGGCCGGGCGGATGAGCCCCCGCTCGGCGATCGCCACCTCGCCGCTGCCCCTGCACCCGGGCGCCGCGTCCTGGTATCGCGACAGCAAGCCCTGAGCGCCCGAGGCGGTCAGCCGGCCCGCGCGGCGGGTGCGGTGGGGGTGTTGCCGAGCCGCGGAAACGGCTCGGCCGAGAACACCACCTCCACCGGCACCTCGAAGTGCCGGGCGATCCGCAACGCCAGGTGCAGGCTGGGGCTGAACTCGCCGCGCTCCAGATAGCCGATCGTCTGGTAGTGGACGCCCAACGCCTCGGCCAGTTGCCGGCGGGAGATGCCCCGTTCCGCCCGCAGCATGGCAATGCGGTTGTACACCGTCTCGCTACGTTCGCTCATGTTCGTTGCCCTCACGTCACCCGCTGCAGGGCCCTCTCGCGGCGGGCGGTGACGCTCGACCCGGATTCCCGGCGGGCCATCCGGCGCAGCACCACCGGCGCCAGCACCAGCCCGGCGACGGCCCAGCCGCCGAGTACCAGCAGCGTCTCCAGGTGCCGCCACGACTCGCCGATCTCGACCGCGGCCATCGCGTCGGGCAGCAGCGCCGAGCGCATGCCGAGGCCGAGCCAGTAGATCGGGAAGACCTGCGCGACCCCCTGCAACCAACCGGGCAGGGCGGTGATCGGGTAGAAGATCCCGGAGGTGGCGATGAGTCCCATCATCGGCAGCATGATCAGCCCCAGGTTGCGGGGGTTGGACAGCAGCGACCCGAAGACCGCCCCGATCGGCATGGTCGCCACCATGCCGATCAGCAGCACCCAGATCAGCGTCACCCAGGCGCCGACGCTGCCCGACATCAGCCCGTCGAAGAGGAACATCCCCGGTACGAGCAGCAGAACGACGCTGACCGACGTCATCCCGGAGACCAGGGTGATCTTGCTGATCAGGTAGCCGAGCATCCCGTTGGGGGTGGCCTTGGCCCGCAGCAGGGTGCCGTCCTCCCGTTCGATGGTGAGGATCGACGCCACGCTGACCAGCCCGCCGAACGCCACCGTCATCCCGAGGGTGCCGGGCAGGGTCTGCGCGCCCAGGGAGAAGTCCGTGCCCGGCACCTGCGCGCCGCGCAGGAAGAACATCACCACCAGCAGGACGACGGTGGGGAAGAAATAGCCCCACAGGGTCTCCACGTTGGTGAAGCTGTGCCGCAGCTCGATCCGACCGCGGGCCAGACCCGCGCGGGCCGCCACGAGCAGCGGGTTGACTGAGGGATTCATCAGGCTGCCACCTCCTCGAACGCGCGGGCCGCGCGGTCGGCGCTCCCGGACTCGTACTCGCGGACCAGCGCCATGTAGGTGTCCTCCAGACTGGCCCGCCGTACCTCAAGGTCGGCGATCTCCTCGCCGTGCTGCGCGAACAGTTCCCGGACGAACCCGGTCGCGTCGCTGGTGGAGTGCACGAACCGTTCGTTGCCCCGGCTCCACCGCACCTCGGCGTCGACGGAGATTCGCCGGGACAACTCGTCGGCGGAGCCGCTGGCGATGATCCGACCACCGGCCAGGATGAGGATCCGGTCGGCCAGCTTCTCCGCCTCGTCGAGGTCGTGGGTGGTGAGCAGGATGGTGGTGTCGTCGATGTCGGTGAGCCGGTGCACCAGGTCGTGGAACTCGCGCCGGGCGGCCGGATCGAACCCGGCGGTCGGCTCGTCGAGGAAGAGCACCTCGGGTCGGCCGACGATGCCGATCGCCACGTCGACCCGGCGGCGCTGACCACCGGAGAGCTGCCCGACCTTCTTGTGCGCGTGCTCGGTCAGGCCGACCGCGTCGACGAGTTCGTCGACGTCCCACGGCCGGCGGACCCGATCCGTCGAGTACGGCGTATAGAAGGAGCCGATGTGGGCCAGCAGCTCCCGTACTCGCCACCGGCTGTGGTCGCGCCAGGACTGGAGCACCACGCCGAGACGGGCACGCCACCGCTCGTCGCCGTGCGCCGGGTCCACCCCCAGCACGTCGGCCCGGCCACCGGAACGCATCCGGAAGCCCTCCAGGATCTCGATGGTGGTCGTCTTGCCGGCACCGTTCGGGCCGAGCAGCACCAGCACCTCACCACGTCGGGCGGTGAAGGACACGCCGGTCAGCACGTCGGTGGACCCGTATCGCATCCGCAGGTCGTGCACGTCCAGGGTGACCGGCCGGTCGGCCGGCGGACCCGGATCGGTCGGAGTTTGCACCCCGGCGTCAACAGCCATGGACCCACTACCTCCCCGTATCATCTCTGCGCCAGACGATAGCACTCGTACTACATTCCGTCGCAAGTGTGTACTCGGCTTGGGCACTGGAACGGTGGTCAGGCCACGGCGGGTGCGGGCGGTACCGGCTCGACGAGGGCGGGCTGGTCGGCGGCCCCGGCCGGTGCGGGGAACCAGAGCGTGGCGACCAGGCCGCGCGGCGAGTTCGGCTGCATGGTGAGCCGGCCGTCGGAGGCGTCGACCAGCACGGCGGTGATCGTCAGCCCCAGCCCGGCACCATCGACGTTCTGCACCTCCGGCGCACGCCAGAACCGTTCGGTGGCCCGGCCGAGCTGGCTGCGGGTCATCCCCGGGCCGGTGTCGCGTACCTCCAGCTCGGTCCCGCCGTCGCGGGCGGCGACGGTCACCGTCACCGCACCGCCCGCCCCGCTGAACTTCACCGCGTTGTCGATCAACGCGTCGAGCGCCTGGTCGATCGCGGTCGGCACGGTCCGGGCGTACACCGGGCCGGGGTCGGCGGCCAGGCGCAGCGTGACCGACCGGTGGCGGGCCAGCGGCTCCCAGGCCGCGACCCGGGACGCGGCCGCGGCCGTCGCGTCGACGGTGACCCGCTGGTTCTCCCGACGTTCCGCGCGGGCCAGGGTGAGCAGCGCGTCGAGCAGCAGCGCGAGTCGGTCGGTCTCCTCCAGCGCCAACCGGTGCTCGGCGCGACCCGGCTCGTCGGTCACGCTCGGCCCCAGCTCCTCCACCCGCAGCCGCAGCGCGGTCAACGGATTGCGTAGCTGGTGGCTGGCGTGCGCGACGAAGGCGCGCTGCCGGTCCATCACGTCGGAGACGACGTCGGCCATGTGGTTGAAGCTCGCCGCCAGGCGGCGCAGCTCCGGCGGCCCGAGCCGGTGCTGCACGCGGGCACCGCGGTCGCCCTCGGCGATCTCGTGGGTGACCGCGTCCAGCTCGGTGACCGGGCGCAGCACCCAGCCGGCCAGCCCGAACGCGGTGAGCACGCAGGCCAGCATGGCGAGCAGCCCCAGCCCGGCGAGCAGCAGCCACCAGGTGGCGACCGTGCGACGGACCCCTTCGGTCGGGGTGGCGATGACCACCGCACCGAGCACCTCGCCGCCGTCGTTGATCGGCACCGCCACCACGATCGGCCCCTCGACCCAGGGCCAGACCGAGTCGGGAGCGCTGGCCTGCTGGCCGGAGAGCGCGATCTCCAGCGCCGCCTGGGCGCCGCCGGCCCATTGCCAGCTCACCGACGCCATCACCTCCTGCCGATCCCGGTCGACCACCGCCGCCCCGATGCCGTACAGCTCGTCGTAGCTGTGCAGCTCGCTGTGGAGCGGGCCGGTCGTGCCGTCCCGCAGCACCGGCCCGGCCAGCGAGGCGAACCGGGTGGCGTCGGCCAGCCGATCGGCACGGACCCGGTCGGTCTCCCGGGTGGCCAGGGTGGCCGCCAGCGGCGTGCCCAAGGCCACCAGCACCAGCACCATCAGCAGCAGGTAGCTGATCACCAGACGCCGTCGCACCGCGCGCCCCTCACTCGCCCCGGAGCCGGTAGCCGACGCCGCGTACGGTCTCCACCAGGCGCGGGTCGCCGAGCTTGCCGCGCAGCGAGCCGACGTGCACCTCGACGGTGTGCCGATCGGCGAAGGTGGTGCCCCAGGCGTCGAGCAGGATCCGGTCGCGGGGCACCGCGACCCCGGGTTGCCGGGCCAACGAGAGCAGGACGTCGAACTCCTTGCGGGTCAGCGAGACCGCCCGCCCAGCCACCGTGACGGTGCGGGCGGCCACGTCGATGCGAACCGGCCCGACCGCGATCAGGTTGCGCTCCGGCGCGGCGTGCGCGGCCCGCCGGAGCACCGCCTCGATGCGGGCCTGCAACTCCACCATCGAGAAGGGCTTGACCACGTAGTCGTCCGCGCCGAGCCGCAGGCCGAGCACCCGGTCGCGCTCCTCCCCGCGGGCGGTCACCGCGATGATGCCGAGTTGGCTGCTGCGCCGGCGCAGCTGCCGGCACAGGTCGGTGCCGTCGCCGTCGGGCAGGGTCAGGTCGAGCAGCACCAGGTCGCACGGGGCGGCGGAGAGGGCGGCGGCGACGGTGGCGGCGTGCTCCACCTCGTACCCGCGCCGGTTCAGGGCGGACGACAGCGCAGCGGCCACCCGACGGTCGTCCTCGACCAGCAGGATGCGCACCCGGCCTCCCCCGTTCGGTCTGCTCGGCTAGATGGTGGCAGACCGGCGGCCGGGGTGACAGGCCCGGGATCCTCCCGGCCGGGCTCAGAGCCCGAAGACCTCGTCGGAGGTGCTGTCCCGCACCCCGTCCACGAACCCCTTGAAGGCGGGGTCGTCGTGGCTCGCCGGGACGGTGGCGACGACCTCACCGGTGGCCTCGGTGACCGCGTCGACCAGCGGCGGAAAGTCGATCTCGGCGTCGGCGAGGGTGTCGTCGTCGGCCTCCGCCAGGTTGATCACGTGCTGCACGTCCTCGGACGGCGTGTCGGGATCGTCGGCCCAGTCGGCGCCGGCGCGATAGCACTCGTCGTAGAGCGCGCGCTGGCTGTCGGTCCAGTCCTCGTGATAGCTCTCCATGCCCATCCCCCTGTCCGGCAGGCCTCCTATCGAGCATGCCCGCCGGGGGCGGCGGACCGGGCCGGTACGGGACAAAACGGCCCCCGACCCCGGCGCCTGGCCGGACGACGACGCGCCCAGACGGTGACGCGACCGGACGACCACGTCGTCGCGGGCGCGCCCGTATGGCGTCAGCGGCAGAGCCGACCGATCTCCTCGGCGAACCGGTCCATCGGGTTGGCCTCGGCCGGACCGAGCAGGTAGGTCTTCAGATCCCGGCGGGCCTCGGTCATCGGGTCGTCGCCCGCCCGGGTCACCGCGACGATCTTCTCCAACTCCCCGCAGTCGGTGGCGAGCAGGTACGCCGCCCGAGAGGTCGGGAAGGATCGCCGGAACTCGTCCTCGGGCAGCCCGGACGGATTGGCCACCACGTACGGCCGCTGGCTCTGCACGAAGTCGGAGACCACACTGGACACGTCGCTGACCAGCAGGTCGGTCTGGTTGAAGCAGTCGAACAGCGCGGGCACCCGCCCGGTGACGACCCGGTGCGCGGGACCGTCCAGGGTGGTCGCGTCGACGTCACCGCCGGCGGCGCGGATCCGCTCCACGATCCGGTCGTGCACCGCCTTGGCCTGCTTGGACCGGCTGCCGGTCAGCGGGTGCGGCTTGTAGATGAGCCGCACCGCCGGCCGGACCGCGAGCAGGCCGGTGACGATCCGCTCCCCCATCAGCACGAGCGAGGTGTGGTACGGGTCGTCGTCGAGCCAGCCCTCCCAGGTGGGCGCGTACAGCACGGTGAAGGGGCGCTCGACATACTCGGAGCCGAAGGTGTGCACGCCGGCCAACTGCGGGCG
This is a stretch of genomic DNA from Micromonospora sp. WMMD1082. It encodes these proteins:
- a CDS encoding response regulator transcription factor; its protein translation is MRILLVEDDRRVAAALSSALNRRGYEVEHAATVAAALSAAPCDLVLLDLTLPDGDGTDLCRQLRRRSSQLGIIAVTARGEERDRVLGLRLGADDYVVKPFSMVELQARIEAVLRRAAHAAPERNLIAVGPVRIDVAARTVTVAGRAVSLTRKEFDVLLSLARQPGVAVPRDRILLDAWGTTFADRHTVEVHVGSLRGKLGDPRLVETVRGVGYRLRGE
- a CDS encoding ABC transporter ATP-binding protein; its protein translation is MRYGSTDVLTGVSFTARRGEVLVLLGPNGAGKTTTIEILEGFRMRSGGRADVLGVDPAHGDERWRARLGVVLQSWRDHSRWRVRELLAHIGSFYTPYSTDRVRRPWDVDELVDAVGLTEHAHKKVGQLSGGQRRRVDVAIGIVGRPEVLFLDEPTAGFDPAARREFHDLVHRLTDIDDTTILLTTHDLDEAEKLADRILILAGGRIIASGSADELSRRISVDAEVRWSRGNERFVHSTSDATGFVRELFAQHGEEIADLEVRRASLEDTYMALVREYESGSADRAARAFEEVAA
- a CDS encoding HAMP domain-containing sensor histidine kinase, whose amino-acid sequence is MRRRLVISYLLLMVLVLVALGTPLAATLATRETDRVRADRLADATRFASLAGPVLRDGTTGPLHSELHSYDELYGIGAAVVDRDRQEVMASVSWQWAGGAQAALEIALSGQQASAPDSVWPWVEGPIVVAVPINDGGEVLGAVVIATPTEGVRRTVATWWLLLAGLGLLAMLACVLTAFGLAGWVLRPVTELDAVTHEIAEGDRGARVQHRLGPPELRRLAASFNHMADVVSDVMDRQRAFVAHASHQLRNPLTALRLRVEELGPSVTDEPGRAEHRLALEETDRLALLLDALLTLARAERRENQRVTVDATAAAASRVAAWEPLARHRSVTLRLAADPGPVYARTVPTAIDQALDALIDNAVKFSGAGGAVTVTVAARDGGTELEVRDTGPGMTRSQLGRATERFWRAPEVQNVDGAGLGLTITAVLVDASDGRLTMQPNSPRGLVATLWFPAPAGAADQPALVEPVPPAPAVA
- a CDS encoding ABC transporter permease, coding for MNPSVNPLLVAARAGLARGRIELRHSFTNVETLWGYFFPTVVLLVVMFFLRGAQVPGTDFSLGAQTLPGTLGMTVAFGGLVSVASILTIEREDGTLLRAKATPNGMLGYLISKITLVSGMTSVSVVLLLVPGMFLFDGLMSGSVGAWVTLIWVLLIGMVATMPIGAVFGSLLSNPRNLGLIMLPMMGLIATSGIFYPITALPGWLQGVAQVFPIYWLGLGMRSALLPDAMAAVEIGESWRHLETLLVLGGWAVAGLVLAPVVLRRMARRESGSSVTARRERALQRVT
- a CDS encoding TAXI family TRAP transporter solute-binding subunit yields the protein MSRTRYTARAWRRGARVALALTVLLAIPGLGACRDDPGEPMLIRIATGSRTAVYHAFGESLATILNRELPNVRAEVLVTAASAENVQLLTAGRAELGFTQADVLPIDPGPDPPVAAVARVYDDLLHLVTTADSPVRELTDLRGRRVSVGATGSGTKITVDRLLDVAGLRGTQVQRVQLGVDDSVIALREGRIDAFFFSGGLPVRAVAQFAQDNPARIIDLGTWTATLRRDNPQVYVLRDIPRSVYGIDPVTTVANPNYLIVRADLPEALVRDITRLLMGSRSELAAAHPAAGRMSPRSAIATSPLPLHPGAASWYRDSKP
- a CDS encoding helix-turn-helix transcriptional regulator, which encodes MSERSETVYNRIAMLRAERGISRRQLAEALGVHYQTIGYLERGEFSPSLHLALRIARHFEVPVEVVFSAEPFPRLGNTPTAPAARAG